The following are from one region of the Hymenobacter sp. YIM 151858-1 genome:
- a CDS encoding DUF3858 domain-containing protein, producing MLSFLRRIGLAAALGVITHSLSAQDDPIKFGKIEATAFEASQYKGSKEASAIVLCDFGTSRIVGAQDGFKVVFDRVTRVLVLNKAGYEQATVAVPLYHHEGNKEELLNLRGFTYNLAGDKIEKLKLDGKATFEEKLDERRSLRKFTMPAVREGSIIEYAYTIKSDFLFNLQDWQFQRDVPVAWSEYRTIIPGYFQYKEIPHGHLPYAAQGRDIVGYSTGYTQSTSDHYGVHSAATGSGHQLLLSGKAVRSVWVMKNVPAFREEPFMTTRNDYLAAIDFELDKVVFDPQRPQQVSSTWEKIATDLLQDEKFGVRLQGRSPLHSAAEALKTQHADPGARAAAAVALVQGKVRYNSQERLYATNALRRVADLGQGSAAEINLLLVQTLRDAGLEAQPVLLSTRRNGTIQTEVPVLSQFNYVVAAVAIPGQPELLLDATEPLVAPGTLPARCLGGQGRLITPGGGKWVSLAPKQRHLRLTSARLTLDAQGGLQGSLREEYNGYAGLAERNEVAAQGEPAYLKALAQQHPDWKLTDAKLLNLDKPDQSLLLETNLAVATPANGAGQQLYLPVMQLVTNLKNPFEHAERTYPVDFGTQHEAIATVQLVLPASLAVEELPKPLQLELPNGAGRYIYEVKQMDNTLHLTSRLQLRKTQYLPHEYAALRELFTRSVAKHAEPLVLRRAQ from the coding sequence ATGCTTTCATTTTTACGCCGAATTGGCCTGGCAGCTGCGCTGGGCGTCATTACGCACTCGCTATCCGCTCAGGACGACCCTATCAAATTTGGCAAGATTGAGGCCACGGCTTTTGAGGCCTCGCAGTACAAGGGCAGCAAAGAGGCTTCGGCCATCGTGCTCTGCGATTTTGGCACCTCGCGCATTGTAGGGGCTCAAGACGGATTCAAGGTCGTGTTCGATCGGGTTACGCGCGTGCTGGTGCTCAACAAAGCCGGCTACGAGCAAGCCACCGTAGCCGTGCCGCTGTACCACCACGAGGGCAACAAGGAAGAGCTGCTGAACCTGCGCGGCTTTACCTACAACCTGGCGGGCGATAAAATTGAGAAACTGAAGCTCGACGGCAAGGCTACGTTTGAGGAAAAGCTCGACGAGCGCCGCAGCCTGCGCAAGTTTACCATGCCCGCCGTGCGCGAGGGTTCCATCATCGAGTACGCCTACACCATCAAATCTGACTTCCTGTTCAACCTGCAGGACTGGCAGTTTCAGCGCGATGTGCCGGTGGCCTGGAGCGAGTACCGCACCATTATTCCGGGCTACTTTCAGTACAAGGAAATTCCGCACGGCCACCTGCCCTACGCCGCGCAGGGCCGCGACATTGTGGGCTACTCCACGGGCTACACCCAATCCACCTCCGACCACTACGGCGTGCACAGCGCCGCCACGGGCTCGGGCCACCAATTGCTGCTTTCGGGCAAGGCCGTGCGCAGCGTGTGGGTGATGAAAAACGTGCCGGCGTTTCGGGAGGAGCCCTTCATGACCACCCGCAACGACTACCTGGCGGCCATCGACTTCGAGCTCGACAAGGTAGTGTTCGACCCCCAACGGCCGCAACAGGTCAGCTCTACCTGGGAAAAGATTGCCACCGACCTGCTGCAAGACGAAAAATTTGGTGTGCGCCTGCAAGGCCGCTCGCCGCTGCACAGCGCTGCCGAGGCCCTGAAAACCCAACACGCCGACCCAGGCGCGCGGGCTGCTGCTGCGGTGGCTTTGGTGCAGGGCAAAGTGCGCTACAACAGCCAGGAGCGCCTGTATGCCACCAACGCCCTGCGCCGCGTGGCCGACCTAGGCCAGGGCTCGGCGGCCGAAATAAACCTGCTGCTGGTGCAAACCCTGCGCGACGCCGGCCTGGAGGCGCAGCCCGTGCTGCTGAGCACGCGCCGCAACGGCACCATCCAAACGGAGGTGCCGGTGCTCAGCCAGTTTAACTACGTGGTGGCCGCCGTGGCCATACCCGGCCAGCCCGAGCTGCTGCTCGATGCCACCGAGCCCCTGGTGGCCCCCGGCACCCTGCCCGCGCGCTGCCTCGGCGGCCAGGGCCGCCTGATTACGCCCGGGGGTGGCAAGTGGGTATCGTTGGCGCCCAAGCAGCGCCACCTGCGCCTTACCAGCGCCCGCCTTACCCTCGACGCCCAAGGCGGCCTGCAGGGCAGCCTGCGCGAGGAGTACAACGGCTACGCTGGCCTGGCCGAGCGCAACGAAGTGGCCGCCCAGGGCGAGCCAGCCTACCTGAAAGCCCTGGCCCAGCAGCACCCCGATTGGAAGCTGACCGACGCCAAACTGCTGAATCTGGACAAACCCGACCAGTCGTTGTTGCTCGAAACCAATTTGGCGGTAGCCACGCCTGCCAACGGCGCCGGGCAGCAGCTCTACTTGCCGGTAATGCAGCTCGTTACCAACCTGAAAAACCCCTTCGAGCACGCCGAGCGCACGTACCCCGTCGATTTTGGCACCCAGCACGAGGCCATTGCCACGGTGCAGCTGGTACTGCCCGCCAGCCTGGCCGTGGAGGAGCTGCCCAAACCCCTGCAGCTGGAGCTGCCCAACGGCGCAGGCCGCTACATCTACGAGGTGAAACAAATGGACAACACGCTGCACCTCACCAGCCGCCTGCAGCTGCGCAAAACGCAGTATCTGCCCCACGAGTACGCCGCCCTGCGCGAGCTGTTTACCCGCTCGGTAGCCAAACACGCCGAGCCGCTGGTGCTGCGCCGCGCCCAATAG
- a CDS encoding DUF3857 domain-containing protein: MKHCLPLLLTLAGALGSAAFLPALGQADPIKFGKIEAKEFDAAAFKADSAANAVILCDFGRTRFNVGPKGNFQYVFERTTRIKILKKGGYEWADVQVPLYHKASDEEKVSGLHGYTYNMGANGQIEKVKLETSSAFTEKASENITLRKFTMPAVREGSVIEYTYTLTSDFLFNFQDWQFQHSIPVRWSEYRAAIPEYFDYKQLWQGYEPLAVQERNEGNGQYTIRWSSEITPGLDGGRTSGGSVTVTPRVTHHRWAMQNVPALHEEPYMTTTRDYVSRLDFELSGVKWPDEPYRDMSSSWPKMQQELLESENFGMQLRKGGFLKAEIDAIVQKHANPLERAAAVHDLVRRNVKASGTGLYATGSIRKTWEQHRGTAADANLLLITLLRDAGLKANPLILSTREHGYVNTTFPLLSRFNYVVAHVQLPDSQQVLADATEELAPFGMLPAACLNGQGRLITSVKEGTWVPLQSKHRFVHFRSAQLTLDERGSLTGKIRDEGAGYLGLVQRNKLREHGEKKYVEGLLKNHGGWKIDKFAFQNVDALGKPLALDLEVRAPGESEQPLGTIYLNVLQTLNQASNPFLLTERRFPVDFGTLLEETNMVTLTIPDNYTVEEMPASAAVELPDGGGRFLFSITPMGNKLQITSRMVLSRALYLSEEYPSLREFYARMLAKQSEKIVLKRKS; the protein is encoded by the coding sequence ATGAAGCACTGTTTACCCCTGTTGCTAACCTTGGCTGGTGCTCTGGGCAGCGCCGCTTTCCTGCCGGCCCTAGGTCAGGCCGACCCCATCAAGTTTGGCAAGATCGAGGCAAAGGAGTTTGATGCGGCCGCCTTCAAGGCCGATAGCGCCGCCAATGCCGTTATCCTGTGCGACTTTGGCCGCACCCGCTTCAACGTGGGCCCCAAAGGCAATTTTCAGTACGTGTTTGAGCGCACCACGCGCATCAAAATCCTGAAGAAGGGCGGCTACGAGTGGGCCGATGTGCAAGTGCCGCTCTACCACAAAGCCAGCGACGAAGAAAAGGTCAGCGGCCTGCACGGCTATACCTACAACATGGGCGCCAATGGCCAGATTGAGAAGGTGAAGCTGGAAACCAGCAGCGCCTTTACCGAAAAGGCTTCCGAGAACATTACGCTGCGCAAGTTTACCATGCCCGCCGTGCGCGAGGGCTCCGTAATCGAGTACACCTACACGCTTACCTCCGACTTCCTGTTCAACTTCCAGGACTGGCAGTTTCAGCACAGCATCCCGGTGCGCTGGAGCGAGTACCGGGCCGCCATTCCGGAGTACTTCGACTACAAGCAGCTGTGGCAGGGCTACGAGCCGCTGGCCGTGCAGGAGCGCAACGAGGGCAACGGGCAGTACACCATCCGGTGGTCGTCGGAGATTACGCCGGGCCTCGATGGCGGCCGCACCTCGGGCGGCAGCGTTACGGTTACACCTAGGGTGACGCACCACCGCTGGGCCATGCAAAACGTGCCCGCCCTGCACGAAGAGCCCTACATGACCACCACGCGCGACTACGTGTCGCGGCTCGATTTTGAGCTGTCCGGCGTGAAGTGGCCCGACGAGCCATACCGCGACATGAGCAGCTCGTGGCCCAAAATGCAGCAAGAGCTGCTCGAAAGCGAAAACTTTGGGATGCAGCTGCGCAAGGGCGGTTTTCTGAAGGCTGAAATCGACGCCATCGTACAAAAGCACGCCAACCCGCTGGAGCGCGCCGCGGCCGTGCACGACTTGGTGCGCCGCAACGTGAAAGCCAGCGGCACGGGCCTCTACGCCACGGGCTCCATCCGCAAAACCTGGGAGCAGCACCGCGGCACGGCCGCCGATGCCAACCTGCTGCTGATTACCCTGCTGCGCGACGCCGGCCTGAAAGCCAACCCCCTGATTTTGAGCACGCGCGAGCACGGCTACGTCAACACCACGTTCCCGCTGCTCTCGCGCTTCAACTACGTGGTGGCGCACGTGCAATTGCCCGACAGCCAACAGGTGCTGGCCGACGCCACCGAGGAGCTGGCCCCCTTCGGGATGCTGCCGGCTGCGTGCCTCAACGGCCAGGGCCGCCTGATTACCAGCGTGAAAGAGGGCACCTGGGTGCCGCTGCAGTCGAAGCACCGGTTTGTGCATTTCCGCTCGGCCCAGCTCACGCTCGATGAACGCGGCAGCCTTACCGGCAAAATACGCGACGAAGGCGCCGGCTACCTGGGCTTAGTGCAGCGCAACAAGCTGCGCGAGCACGGCGAGAAGAAATACGTGGAAGGCCTGCTGAAAAACCACGGCGGCTGGAAGATCGACAAGTTTGCCTTCCAGAACGTGGATGCCTTGGGCAAGCCCCTGGCGCTCGACCTGGAGGTGCGCGCCCCCGGCGAGTCGGAGCAGCCCCTAGGTACCATTTACCTCAACGTGCTGCAAACCCTCAACCAGGCCAGCAACCCTTTCCTGCTCACGGAGCGCCGCTTTCCGGTTGATTTCGGTACGCTGCTGGAAGAAACCAACATGGTAACCCTAACCATTCCCGACAACTACACCGTGGAGGAAATGCCTGCCAGCGCCGCCGTGGAGTTGCCCGATGGAGGCGGCCGGTTCCTGTTCAGCATTACGCCCATGGGCAACAAGCTGCAGATTACCAGCCGCATGGTACTGAGCCGGGCCCTGTACCTGAGCGAAGAATACCCCTCGCTGCGCGAGTTTTATGCGCGCATGCTGGCCAAGCAGTCCGAAAAAATCGTGCTCAAGCGTAAATCATGA
- a CDS encoding DUF3857 domain-containing transglutaminase family protein: MSLGWFSFSQLRAAVAAALCLGPLPGRAGQAPQWPVSSIAAPLRQNAHAVIRQQDDILTVKSAGRMVYTVHRVVTVLDEQGDNWGVAAVPYDKLTQISYLRGTVYDAQGQVVRTLRAADIKDYSNVSGASLFEDNRMRVADLRQPRYPYTADFTYEYSSDNTLNFPTWSPQDEEHVSLEHATLRVTTPPELPLRYLEERLPQGGAVVKSQQGSQLVYAWQLTNLPALEREPYSPPVAEQVPTVYTAPTAFEVQGYRGDMTTWQGLGKWEYDLNQDRGELSPEAKAKVAALVKDVTDPRQRVRKVYEYLQNSTRYVSVQLGIGGWQAFPASTVASTGYGDCKALSNYCMALLRAAGVESYCAIIGAGDQRAAIRTSFPSNQFNHMILCVPMAKDTVWLECTSQSEAFGYLGSFTGGRHALLLTPQGGKLVRTPAYAAAANGQFRSASVTIDAQGYGRATVRTVSSGRQQDELAQMIAALPPDEQRKRAYARLDLAAVTIEQSSWQPNHQGVLPTVTERLTLALPSYASLTGRRLFLVPNLLNRLPPPAPSVGARQTPLELHLPFNDADTVRFAVPAGYKPESVPAPVQLRTAFGSYDAQVQVLPDGTIQYIRRLQMPSGRFGAAQYEAYEGFRQRISKADRMQLVLVRPES, translated from the coding sequence ATGAGCCTAGGTTGGTTTTCCTTTTCGCAGCTGCGTGCGGCAGTGGCCGCTGCCTTGTGCCTGGGGCCGCTACCCGGCCGCGCTGGGCAGGCCCCGCAGTGGCCGGTAAGCAGCATTGCGGCACCGCTGCGCCAGAATGCGCACGCCGTAATTCGGCAGCAGGATGATATCCTGACGGTAAAGTCGGCGGGGCGCATGGTATACACCGTACACCGCGTGGTAACCGTGCTCGATGAGCAGGGCGACAACTGGGGCGTGGCCGCCGTGCCCTACGACAAGCTGACCCAGATAAGCTACCTGCGTGGCACCGTGTACGACGCCCAGGGCCAGGTGGTGCGTACCCTGCGTGCGGCCGACATCAAGGACTACAGCAACGTAAGCGGCGCCAGCCTTTTCGAGGACAACCGCATGCGCGTGGCCGACCTGCGCCAGCCCCGCTACCCCTACACCGCCGATTTCACCTACGAGTACAGCTCCGACAATACGCTGAACTTCCCGACCTGGAGCCCCCAAGACGAGGAGCACGTAAGCCTGGAGCATGCCACCCTGCGCGTAACCACCCCGCCCGAGTTGCCGCTGCGCTACCTCGAGGAACGGCTACCCCAAGGCGGCGCGGTCGTCAAAAGCCAGCAAGGCAGTCAGTTGGTGTATGCCTGGCAACTTACCAACCTGCCGGCCCTGGAGCGCGAGCCGTACAGCCCCCCCGTAGCCGAGCAGGTACCCACCGTGTACACCGCCCCTACCGCTTTTGAGGTGCAGGGCTACCGCGGCGACATGACCACCTGGCAAGGCCTAGGTAAGTGGGAGTACGACCTGAACCAGGACCGCGGTGAGCTAAGCCCCGAGGCCAAGGCCAAAGTGGCCGCCTTGGTGAAGGACGTAACCGACCCGCGCCAGCGCGTGCGCAAGGTGTACGAGTACCTGCAGAACTCCACGCGCTACGTGTCGGTGCAGCTGGGCATTGGCGGTTGGCAGGCGTTTCCGGCCAGCACCGTGGCCAGCACCGGCTACGGCGACTGCAAAGCGTTGTCGAACTACTGCATGGCACTGCTGCGCGCCGCCGGCGTGGAAAGCTACTGCGCCATTATTGGGGCCGGCGACCAGCGGGCGGCCATCCGCACGTCGTTTCCGAGCAACCAGTTCAACCACATGATTTTGTGCGTGCCCATGGCCAAGGATACGGTGTGGCTGGAGTGCACCTCGCAGAGCGAGGCCTTTGGGTACCTAGGCTCGTTTACGGGCGGGCGCCACGCCCTGCTGCTTACGCCGCAAGGGGGCAAGCTGGTGCGCACGCCGGCCTACGCTGCCGCCGCCAACGGCCAGTTCCGGAGCGCCAGCGTAACGATCGACGCCCAAGGTTACGGCCGCGCCACGGTGCGCACGGTTTCCTCGGGCCGGCAGCAGGATGAGCTGGCGCAGATGATAGCGGCGCTGCCGCCCGACGAGCAGCGCAAACGCGCCTACGCCCGCCTCGATTTGGCCGCGGTTACCATCGAGCAAAGCAGCTGGCAGCCCAACCACCAGGGCGTGCTGCCCACCGTTACCGAGCGCCTCACGCTGGCCCTGCCCAGCTACGCCTCGCTTACCGGACGGCGGCTGTTTTTGGTGCCCAACCTGCTGAACCGCCTGCCGCCGCCTGCGCCCAGCGTGGGGGCGCGGCAAACGCCGCTGGAGTTGCACCTGCCCTTTAACGATGCCGATACCGTGCGCTTTGCGGTGCCGGCCGGCTACAAGCCCGAGTCGGTGCCGGCGCCGGTGCAGCTGCGCACGGCGTTTGGCAGCTACGATGCCCAGGTACAGGTGCTGCCCGATGGCACTATCCAGTACATCCGGCGGCTGCAAATGCCCAGCGGCCGTTTCGGGGCGGCGCAGTACGAGGCCTACGAAGGCTTCCGGCAGCGCATCAGCAAAGCCGACCGCATGCAGCTGGTGCTGGTGCGGCCCGAGTCCTGA
- a CDS encoding reprolysin-like metallopeptidase: MRTLFTLPGWALRRAVLRGLLVAGIGLPFSATAQRVLWADAKPAQLPAAARSTAQALGRYRVVTVQMANVRAALAPAAGGSNARGAAPVVSLPLPDGSSGRFRVTENQVMAPALAARYPAIKTYTAQGIDDPTATAYLDVSQAGLHAMILSAGNTVYVDPTPGGPEHLVFYKRDITDAALARRVCLTQTPSVLNQRLSPLQGGTAARSNGTQLRTYRLAMACTGEYAAKKGGTTEGALAGIVASVNRVSGVYEKELSIRLQLIGNTDQLIFLDPATDPYTNESSEATLNTNQQITDQRIGPANYDIGHVFTTDGGGLAGLGVVCVGNNKARATTGLPNPVGDAFDIDFVAHEMGHQFGASHTFNSNEAGNCNPGTRSGSAAYEPGSGSTIMSYAGICSPQNLQANSDAYFHTRSYDEILDHVTNRGACAATANTGNRPPVANAGADYTIPKGTPFELTGTASDADGDALTYCWEEFDLGPAGNPNQPQGDAPIFRSFPPTANPTRVFPRLGALLGNLSTIGEVLPQYGRMLNFRLTVRDNRAGGGGVNYDAVRVPVADNAGPFIVTSPNANVTWRTTVPQQVTWDVANTTAAPVSAARVDILLSVDGGLTYPYTLAAGTSNDGAEQVTVPAGVPASGQVRLKVKGTGNIFFDISDQNFTLQTPTGPGFFLSSDCANSTQALCPGNSVSCSLSVGQVLGFAGQVSLSATGVPAGVNIGFGSTQVAAGSTTTLTIGATAAAASGTYPITVVGTSGGTTESQIINLVIRNSANVPPTLQQPAANALRTLPQPVFRWSALPGATSYDLQVATDAGFNNVVISQTGLQTNSYASASALQENGRYYWRVRGTAECGVGNWSAGEQFYVGRLSCATYAPTGLPLAIANTTNATAISTITVNSAEAVSAVRVRDVRITHRDLGELVLELRGPDNTRVRLASSPCPGFANINASFDDAATTGIVCPINTGGTYQPESPLAAFRGTPANGPWTLHVLDVAPGNAGSLTNWVLELCTVQDAVTSNRGTRQLQGVSVFPNPSTGRFELNVDNNLRGTLQVRVTDAVGRTVLSEQLTKGAGQLRHTLDLGKLSQGVYHLQVELPGGGTAIEKLMKL; this comes from the coding sequence ATGCGCACATTGTTTACCCTGCCTGGTTGGGCGTTGCGCCGCGCCGTGCTCCGCGGCCTGCTTGTAGCGGGCATTGGGTTGCCCTTTTCGGCCACGGCGCAGCGGGTGCTGTGGGCCGATGCCAAACCCGCGCAGCTGCCGGCCGCTGCCCGCAGCACGGCTCAGGCCCTAGGTCGGTACCGGGTGGTAACGGTGCAAATGGCCAACGTGCGCGCTGCGCTGGCCCCGGCGGCCGGCGGCAGCAACGCCCGCGGGGCCGCCCCGGTAGTATCGTTGCCGTTGCCCGATGGCAGCTCGGGCCGCTTTCGGGTAACCGAAAACCAGGTGATGGCGCCCGCGCTGGCGGCTCGTTATCCCGCCATCAAAACCTACACCGCACAGGGCATCGACGACCCCACGGCCACGGCCTACCTCGATGTTTCGCAGGCCGGGCTGCACGCCATGATTTTGTCGGCGGGCAACACGGTGTACGTCGACCCGACCCCGGGCGGGCCCGAGCACCTGGTGTTTTACAAGCGCGACATCACCGATGCGGCGCTGGCCCGGCGCGTGTGCCTAACCCAAACGCCCTCGGTGCTCAACCAGCGCCTGAGCCCGCTGCAAGGCGGCACGGCGGCCCGCAGCAACGGCACCCAGCTGCGTACCTACCGCCTGGCCATGGCCTGCACGGGCGAGTACGCGGCCAAAAAAGGCGGCACCACCGAAGGCGCCCTGGCCGGCATTGTGGCCTCGGTAAACCGCGTGAGCGGGGTGTACGAAAAGGAGCTGTCGATTCGGTTGCAGCTGATTGGCAACACCGATCAGCTTATCTTCCTCGACCCTGCTACCGACCCCTACACCAACGAAAGCTCCGAGGCTACCCTCAACACTAATCAGCAGATTACCGACCAGCGCATCGGGCCGGCCAACTACGATATCGGCCACGTGTTCACGACCGATGGCGGCGGCCTGGCGGGCCTGGGGGTGGTGTGCGTGGGCAACAACAAGGCCCGGGCCACCACCGGCCTGCCCAACCCCGTGGGCGACGCTTTCGATATTGATTTTGTGGCGCACGAAATGGGCCACCAGTTTGGCGCCAGCCACACCTTCAACAGCAACGAGGCGGGTAACTGCAACCCGGGTACCCGCTCGGGCTCGGCCGCTTACGAGCCGGGTTCGGGCTCCACCATCATGTCGTACGCGGGCATTTGCTCGCCGCAAAACCTGCAGGCCAACTCCGATGCGTATTTCCATACCCGCAGCTACGACGAAATCCTGGACCACGTAACCAACCGGGGCGCCTGCGCGGCCACCGCCAACACCGGCAACCGCCCGCCGGTGGCGAATGCGGGGGCTGATTACACCATCCCGAAAGGCACGCCCTTCGAGCTGACGGGCACTGCCTCCGACGCCGACGGCGACGCCCTCACCTACTGCTGGGAGGAATTTGACCTAGGGCCGGCCGGCAACCCCAACCAGCCGCAGGGCGACGCGCCGATTTTCCGCTCGTTTCCGCCTACCGCCAACCCCACGCGCGTTTTCCCGCGCCTGGGTGCCTTGCTGGGCAACCTCAGCACCATTGGCGAGGTGCTGCCGCAGTACGGCCGTATGCTCAACTTCCGGCTTACCGTGCGCGACAACCGCGCGGGCGGGGGCGGCGTGAACTACGACGCCGTGCGGGTGCCCGTGGCCGACAACGCCGGGCCGTTTATCGTTACGTCGCCCAACGCCAACGTTACCTGGCGCACCACTGTGCCGCAGCAGGTAACCTGGGACGTGGCCAATACCACGGCGGCGCCCGTAAGCGCGGCGCGGGTCGATATTCTGCTTTCGGTTGACGGCGGCCTGACCTACCCCTACACGCTGGCCGCCGGCACCTCCAACGACGGGGCCGAGCAGGTAACCGTACCGGCCGGCGTGCCCGCCTCGGGGCAGGTGCGCCTGAAGGTGAAAGGCACCGGCAACATCTTCTTCGACATATCCGACCAGAATTTTACGCTGCAAACGCCCACCGGGCCGGGGTTCTTCCTGAGCAGCGACTGCGCCAACAGCACGCAGGCGCTTTGCCCCGGCAACTCGGTTAGCTGCAGCCTGAGCGTGGGCCAGGTGCTGGGCTTTGCGGGGCAGGTAAGCTTGTCGGCTACGGGCGTGCCGGCGGGCGTGAACATCGGCTTTGGCAGCACGCAGGTAGCGGCGGGCAGCACCACCACGCTCACCATTGGCGCCACGGCGGCGGCCGCCTCGGGCACCTACCCCATTACGGTAGTGGGCACCAGCGGCGGCACCACCGAAAGCCAGATTATCAACCTGGTGATTCGCAACTCGGCCAACGTGCCCCCCACGCTGCAGCAGCCCGCGGCCAACGCGCTCCGCACGCTGCCGCAACCGGTGTTCCGGTGGTCGGCCCTACCGGGCGCCACCTCCTACGATTTGCAGGTGGCCACCGATGCCGGCTTCAACAACGTGGTAATCAGCCAAACGGGACTGCAAACCAACTCGTACGCATCCGCCAGCGCGCTGCAGGAAAACGGCCGCTATTACTGGCGGGTGCGCGGCACGGCCGAGTGCGGCGTGGGCAATTGGTCGGCAGGCGAGCAGTTTTACGTGGGCCGGCTTAGCTGCGCCACCTACGCGCCCACGGGCCTGCCCCTTGCCATTGCCAACACCACCAACGCCACGGCCATTTCTACCATCACGGTAAACAGCGCCGAAGCGGTATCGGCCGTGCGGGTACGCGATGTGCGCATAACCCACCGCGACCTGGGCGAGCTGGTGCTGGAGCTGCGCGGACCCGATAACACCCGCGTGCGCCTGGCTTCCTCGCCGTGTCCGGGCTTCGCCAACATCAATGCCAGCTTCGACGACGCGGCTACTACGGGAATCGTCTGCCCCATCAATACCGGCGGCACCTACCAACCCGAAAGCCCCCTGGCGGCCTTCCGTGGCACGCCCGCCAACGGCCCCTGGACGCTGCACGTGCTCGACGTGGCCCCCGGCAATGCCGGCTCGCTCACCAACTGGGTGCTGGAGCTTTGCACCGTGCAGGATGCCGTTACGAGCAACCGCGGCACCAGGCAGCTGCAAGGCGTATCGGTGTTCCCCAACCCGAGCACCGGCCGCTTCGAGCTGAACGTGGACAACAACCTGCGCGGCACTCTGCAGGTGCGTGTAACCGATGCCGTGGGCCGCACCGTGCTCAGCGAGCAGCTTACCAAGGGTGCCGGCCAGTTGCGCCATACCCTCGACCTAGGCAAGCTGAGCCAGGGCGTGTACCACCTGCAGGTGGAGTTGCCCGGCGGCGGCACGGCCATCGAGAAGCTGATGAAGCTGTAA